TTGGTAAACAAGTCATCGTGCGCCCGCAAATCCAAATAACCGACACGGTGGGCAATTTCGAGATGTGTTTGGAGTTCAAACAGCGATCCTCGTGCGATTCGCAAGAAATGACCTAGTTCATTTTTTCGACCACGTCCGTATCCCTCTGCGATGTTAGCTGGAAAAGAACTGGCGCTTCTTCTGATTTGAGACAGCAAGCCATAACGTTCTTCAATAGGTAAAGACTGGGTCGCGGAATATACATCGACAGCAAGTGTGACGCCTTTCTGCCAAATAATAAGTTTCTTATGTGCTGACATTTTTTCAGCAAATCTAGAATCCCCGTTTCGATTTTAGTTACGGGTTTTCCGCACTTAACATTTCAATCGAAAGTTATCCCCAATCACTCACTTACTCAGTTCCTCGATTCCTAAGTTTCTCAGTCCCTCAATTCCTCAGTTCCTCAGTTCCTCAGTTACTCAGTTTCTCAGTTCCTCAGTTACTCAATTCCTCAGTTCCTCAGTTTCTTCCTCCTCTTATGCCGCGTTTGTCGCAATTCCTTTTCCCCACTAATAATACTAATATTCCCGTCCGGCTCCAGCATCGCTAATTGCACGTCTGTAATATGTT
This genomic interval from Flavobacterium sp. HJ-32-4 contains the following:
- a CDS encoding four helix bundle protein; translated protein: MSAHKKLIIWQKGVTLAVDVYSATQSLPIEERYGLLSQIRRSASSFPANIAEGYGRGRKNELGHFLRIARGSLFELQTHLEIAHRVGYLDLRAHDDLFTKTQELDAMLSAYMSKLLQ